Proteins from one Mycolicibacter virginiensis genomic window:
- the dapD gene encoding 2,3,4,5-tetrahydropyridine-2,6-dicarboxylate N-succinyltransferase yields MTSVTGASGVGVATLAADGSVLDTWFPAPELGGSGQAGTTRLAAGDVPAELAGLLGADEDRGTETVAVRTVIGALDDTAVDAYDAYLRLHLLSHRLVVPHGLNAGGLFGVLTNVVWTNYGPCAVEGFESTRARLRRRGPVTVYGVDKFPRMVDYVLPSGVRIADADRVRLGAHLASGTTVMHEGFVNFNAGTLGASMVEGRISAGVVVGDGSDVGGGASIMGTLSGGGTQVISIGKRCLLGANAGLGIPLGDDCVVEAGLYVTAGTKVTLPDGSTAKARDLAGGNNLLFRRNSQTGAVEVVARDGQGIALNEDLHAN; encoded by the coding sequence CTGACCAGCGTGACTGGAGCTTCGGGCGTCGGGGTAGCGACGCTGGCCGCAGACGGATCCGTGCTCGACACCTGGTTTCCCGCACCGGAGTTGGGCGGTTCGGGTCAAGCCGGGACCACCCGCCTTGCCGCGGGCGACGTGCCCGCCGAACTGGCCGGACTGCTCGGTGCCGACGAGGACCGCGGCACCGAGACGGTCGCGGTGCGCACCGTGATCGGCGCGCTGGACGACACCGCCGTCGACGCCTACGACGCCTACCTGCGCCTGCACCTGCTCTCGCACCGGCTGGTGGTGCCGCACGGACTCAACGCCGGCGGACTGTTCGGCGTGCTGACCAACGTGGTGTGGACCAACTACGGGCCGTGTGCTGTCGAGGGCTTCGAGTCGACGCGTGCCCGGCTGCGCCGGCGCGGCCCAGTGACGGTCTACGGGGTGGACAAGTTCCCCCGCATGGTCGACTACGTGCTGCCCTCGGGCGTGCGCATCGCCGACGCGGACCGGGTGCGCCTGGGTGCGCACCTCGCATCCGGCACCACGGTGATGCACGAAGGCTTCGTCAACTTCAACGCGGGCACGCTGGGCGCCTCGATGGTTGAAGGCCGCATCTCGGCGGGCGTGGTGGTCGGCGACGGCTCCGATGTCGGCGGCGGCGCGTCGATCATGGGCACGCTGTCTGGCGGTGGGACCCAGGTGATTTCGATCGGCAAGCGCTGCTTGCTGGGCGCGAACGCCGGGCTGGGCATCCCGCTGGGCGACGACTGCGTAGTCGAGGCCGGGCTGTACGTCACCGCCGGAACCAAGGTCACCCTGCCCGACGGCAGCACGGCCAAGGCCCGCGATCTGGCCGGCGGCAACAACCTGCTGTTCCGCCGCAACTCGCAGACGGGCGCGGTCGAGGTGGTGGCCCGGGACGGCCAGGGCATCGCCCTCAACGAGGACCTGCACGCCAACTAG
- the dapE gene encoding succinyl-diaminopimelate desuccinylase: protein MLDLRSDPIALTAALVDIPSESRHEARIADEVEAALRAQAPGFEIIRDGDAVLARTHLGRPNRVLLAGHLDTVPVAGNLPSRRTTTADDGDVLHGCGTVDMKSGVAVFLHLAATLTEPVHDLTCVFYDCEEIEAAANGLGRIERNLPDWLAADLAILGEPTGGYIEAGCQGTLRVVVTATGTRAHSARSWLGDNAIHNLGAVLNRLAAYQPRSIDIDGCVYREGLSAVRIEGGVAGNVIPDAASVTVNFRFAPDRTPHEALIHVQEVFDGLHVKIEQTDAAAGALPGLTAPAAAALVAAADGQVRAKYGWTDVSRFAARGIPAVNYGPGDPNLAHTVDERVPVGQISAVADLLRGFLSS from the coding sequence GTGCTGGACCTGCGCTCCGACCCGATTGCCCTGACCGCAGCGCTGGTGGACATTCCCAGCGAGTCGCGGCACGAAGCGCGTATCGCCGACGAGGTCGAAGCCGCGCTGCGGGCGCAGGCGCCCGGGTTCGAGATCATTCGCGACGGCGACGCGGTGCTGGCCCGCACCCACCTGGGGCGCCCGAACCGGGTGCTGCTGGCCGGGCATCTGGACACGGTGCCGGTGGCCGGCAACCTGCCCAGCCGGCGCACCACCACCGCCGACGACGGCGACGTCCTGCACGGTTGCGGCACCGTCGACATGAAATCCGGTGTCGCCGTGTTCCTGCACCTGGCCGCCACCCTCACCGAGCCCGTGCACGATCTGACTTGCGTGTTCTACGACTGCGAGGAGATCGAGGCGGCCGCCAACGGGCTGGGCCGCATCGAACGCAACTTGCCGGACTGGCTCGCGGCTGATCTCGCCATCCTCGGTGAACCCACCGGCGGCTACATCGAGGCCGGCTGCCAGGGCACGTTGCGGGTCGTCGTCACCGCGACCGGGACCCGGGCACATTCGGCGCGGTCCTGGCTGGGCGACAACGCTATCCACAACCTGGGGGCGGTGCTGAATCGGCTGGCCGCCTACCAGCCGCGCAGTATCGACATCGATGGCTGCGTCTACCGCGAGGGCCTGTCGGCGGTGCGCATCGAAGGCGGGGTGGCCGGCAACGTCATCCCCGATGCCGCGAGCGTGACCGTGAACTTCCGCTTCGCCCCCGACCGCACGCCCCACGAGGCGCTGATCCACGTGCAGGAGGTTTTCGACGGCCTGCACGTCAAGATCGAGCAGACCGACGCCGCCGCCGGCGCGCTGCCGGGGCTCACCGCACCCGCCGCCGCCGCGCTGGTGGCCGCCGCGGACGGACAGGTTCGGGCCAAGTACGGCTGGACCGACGTGTCCCGGTTCGCCGCTCGCGGCATCCCCGCGGTCAACTACGGCCCCGGTGATCCCAACCTTGCCCACACCGTCGACGAGCGGGTGCCGGTCGGGCAGATCAGCGCGGTGGCCGACCTGTTGCGCGGCTTCCTCAGCTCTTAA